The window CTAGCTGAGCGAGCCCTGGACACCATGAACTTCGATGTGATCAAAGGCAGGCCCCTTCGCATTATGTGGTCTCAGCGGGACCCCTCCTTGAGGAAGAGTGGGGTTGGCAACATCTTCATCAAGAACCTGGACAAGTCCATTGATAACAAAGCCCTCTATGACACCTTCTCTGCATTTGGAAACATCCTGTCCTGCAAGGTAGCCAGGGCAGCTTCTCCTTTGTCCGCCTCAGTTTTTGTGTTTGAGTGCTTTACATACAGAACGCTAGTTTGCATGACTAAAGAGTGAAACCAAAGGTGTGTGTCTTTAAATGCATGGTGTGTTTTTGACATGCTCAAATCTCCCCTTTCCAAGGTGGTTTGTGATGAAAATGGCTCAAAGGGTTACGGCTTTGTGCACTTTGAGACCCACGAGGCTGCTGAGCGTGCCATTGAGAAAATGAATGGCATGTTGCTCAATGACAGAAAAGTGTAAGTGGGACTACAAAAACGTTTTTTGGAGTGTTATTAACGTTATTTGAATATCTTCTCTAACTGCATCTTGTCTACAAACCAACCTCTAATTATACCCAGTTTCCTTGTTTTCATACAACCAAGTGAAGATGCCCTTGAATCTTGGCGACATAACCAGGGAAAATTCTAATCTTTGCAAGTGTAGTTCATTTCATAATGTTTTGTAGTTATCAAAGAGCTGTGTATGAAGGTGACAACAAAGAATGCTTTTCTAAAAGTTTTTTTGAATATCTGGTAATTGAGTATTTAGGGCATGTCTTGGTATGTGTATGAGAGTTAATCATTTAAATCGGACCAACAGATTTGTTGGACGCTTCAAGTCTCGCAAAGAGAGGGAGGCTGAGCTTGGGGCACGTGCCAGAGAGTTCACCAATGTTTACATCAAGAACTTTGGGGAGGACATGGATGATGAGAAGCTCAGGGAGATGTTCAATAAATATGGTGAGAGAATCATTTAGTTTCAGAGATTGGCATGCTTACACTgtaatattttgtgtttattgattCTTGTTTCTGATTGCTGTTTTGTAGGACCTTCCCTTAGCATCCGGGTTATGACTGACGAGAGTGGCAAATCAAAGGGATTTGGCTTTGTCAGCTTCGAGAGACACGAGGATGCACAAAAAGTGAGGATCAACTCAGTTCTCCCTGGCgaaattgaaaaatgaaaccTTTCCCTGTGCCTCTGCCAACATCCATCGACTCCATCCCATCGGTCTGTTTCAGTGGTCTCTTGCTTTTTTCATTGCAGGCTGTGGATGACATGAATGGCAAAGAACTTAATGGCAGACAAGTGTATGTGGGCCGCGCACAAAAGAAAGGAGAGCGGCAGAATGAGCTCAAGCGTAAATTTGAGCAGATGAAACAGGATCGTATGACCAGATACCAGGTTTGTAGAccttcctctttgtttgtttgtagacATATACCATATACTCAACACGTTACAGCTTTTGGCACCACACTTCAGAACTATACGTAGTAATTCTGGTGCAACTGAGTTTTGCCCTGTCACATTTTGCAGCCTTGCAAAACCTAATTTGtacttttgaatacatttgtgcTGTTTCTGAATGAAAGGGCTTATTTGACTCATTTTTGATAAATGTTTGTTATAGAACATTACAATGTAAATATCTTTCTCCAGGGGGTCAATCTGTATGTGAAAAATCTGGATGATGGCCTGGACGACGAGCGCCTACGTAAAGAATTCTCTCCATTCGGAACCATAACTAGCGCTAAGGTAAAGGCTTCAGCAATCAAGTTTCATTGTTAATGTTTGTTGATGGTTTCAACTGGGACGCATTCTGATGAGTTTATTCTCCCCTAGGTGATGATGGAGGGGGGCCGCAGCAAAGGCTttggctttgtgtgtttctcttcccCAGAGGAGGCAACAAAGGCCGTTACAGAAATGAACGGACGCATTGTTGCCACAAAGCCACTGTATGTGGCCCTGGCCCAGCGTAAGGAGGAGCGTCAAGCCCATCTAACAAACCAGTACATGCAGAGGATGGCCACAGTTCGTGCTGTGCCCAACCCTGTCCTCAACCCATAtcagcctgcccccccctcggGCTATTTCATGGCGGCTATACCTCAGGTAAGTCTTTTACCCCATGATTTACTGATTGATTTGTTGCTGCCTCCCTACTTAAATTCTCCTGTGTAGCTAGAGATAGAGCTGCATTGTTATTCTGTGTTTCCGAACTGTAATGTATATTATTTTCCCGTCTTAGGCCCAGAACCGTGCCGCATACTACTCCGCCAACCAGCTGGCGCAGCTCCGCCCCACTCCCCGTTGGGCCACTCAAGGAGTGCGCCCTCAACGTAAGTACAAACAAGCTATTCTGTAAAAAGAATAGTctatgtagtttttttttttttactgaattggTGACTAACACTGACCTCTTATCTGTGAGTCTCTAATGAggtttcctcttcctttttagACTTCCAGAACATGCCGAATGCCATGCGCCCATCAGCTCCCAGACCCCAGGCCTTCAACACCATCCGTCCCACCACTACCCCAAACGCCCAGGTCCCACGCATGATGGCGTCTCAGCGTATGCGTAAGTATTTCAGATCAGTGTTTTCGTTCCTTTGTCACAGCTTGTTCCTCATAGaaacagcttttaaaaagaCTTCCTCACCACCTTCCCCCCAGCCACCCAGGCCCTGGGCCAGCGTCCCACAGGTGCATCAGCCACTGCCGCCCCAGTGCGAGCCATGCCCCAGTACAAGTATGCCGCTGGTGTGCGCAACCCCCAGCAGCACATGGCATCACAGCCACAGGTCAACATGCAGCAGGTAtgtactttttgaccattagcATTCGTAGCTACTGTACTGACTGCTCATGGCCCATGTGTACACTATTCACAATACACATTCCTATTATGCTATATAGAAATAGTGATAATTATTTGTCCCTTGACTCAaatctttccttccttctctaGCCTGCTGTCCATGTCCAAGGACAAGAGCCCCTGACTGCCTCCATGCTGGCTGCTGCCCCTCCTCAGGAACAAAAGCAGATGCTGGGTCAGTGCATGCCCACTGACGTATAGCGaaccaacaaacacaactgCTGGGTCATCACGTTATTTGACTTCTTCCTTCTGTCTAAAAAGGCCATCGTTAATTGCTGTTGTTCTTCCTACAGGTGAGCGTCTCTTCCCCCTGATCCAGAACATGCATCCTAGCCTGGCTGGCAAGATCACTGGTATGCTG is drawn from Pungitius pungitius chromosome 11, fPunPun2.1, whole genome shotgun sequence and contains these coding sequences:
- the LOC119197550 gene encoding polyadenylate-binding protein 1A; translated protein: MNPSAPSYPMASLYVGDLHPDVTEAMLYEKFSPAGPILSIRVCRDMITRRSLGYAYVNFQQPADAERALDTMNFDVIKGRPLRIMWSQRDPSLRKSGVGNIFIKNLDKSIDNKALYDTFSAFGNILSCKVVCDENGSKGYGFVHFETHEAAERAIEKMNGMLLNDRKVFVGRFKSRKEREAELGARAREFTNVYIKNFGEDMDDEKLREMFNKYGPSLSIRVMTDESGKSKGFGFVSFERHEDAQKAVDDMNGKELNGRQVYVGRAQKKGERQNELKRKFEQMKQDRMTRYQGVNLYVKNLDDGLDDERLRKEFSPFGTITSAKVMMEGGRSKGFGFVCFSSPEEATKAVTEMNGRIVATKPLYVALAQRKEERQAHLTNQYMQRMATVRAVPNPVLNPYQPAPPSGYFMAAIPQAQNRAAYYSANQLAQLRPTPRWATQGVRPQHFQNMPNAMRPSAPRPQAFNTIRPTTTPNAQVPRMMASQRMPTQALGQRPTGASATAAPVRAMPQYKYAAGVRNPQQHMASQPQVNMQQPAVHVQGQEPLTASMLAAAPPQEQKQMLGERLFPLIQNMHPSLAGKITGMLLEIDNSELLHMLESPESLRSKVDEAVAVLQAHQAKEAAQKSTTPAGVPSV